Proteins from a single region of Chryseobacterium sp. W4I1:
- the epsC gene encoding serine O-acetyltransferase EpsC — MKISDQFIHKILEKKQISSHGFFDKTDMETWVRELYNVLFLPQQINSGDQLKTGFEELQKGLFDLIKSMKNDEVFAQNESNNFFLALPEIYDKLILDAESILEFDPATGSLEEILLSYPGFFATYVYRISHQLWIQEIKILPRVISEYAHSRTGIDIHPGAIIGKHFFIDHGTGIVIGETTEIGNHVKIYQGVTLGALNVSKDKANKKRHPNIEDYVIIYSGATILGGETTIGRDSIIGGNVWITQNVPSNSLVYNKSEIKIKDNGPLPESLTFVI, encoded by the coding sequence ATGAAAATTTCAGATCAGTTTATTCATAAGATACTCGAAAAAAAGCAGATCAGTTCCCATGGGTTTTTTGACAAAACCGATATGGAAACATGGGTAAGAGAATTGTACAATGTCCTTTTTCTTCCACAGCAAATTAATAGCGGTGATCAACTGAAAACAGGATTTGAAGAACTGCAGAAAGGTCTCTTTGATTTGATTAAAAGTATGAAAAATGATGAGGTTTTTGCTCAAAATGAGTCCAATAACTTCTTCCTGGCTTTGCCGGAGATCTATGATAAATTAATTCTTGATGCTGAATCTATTTTAGAATTTGATCCTGCTACAGGGTCTTTAGAAGAGATTCTACTTTCGTATCCGGGCTTTTTTGCAACCTATGTGTATAGAATTTCGCATCAGCTCTGGATTCAGGAAATAAAAATATTGCCGCGTGTCATTTCAGAATATGCACACAGCAGAACAGGAATAGATATTCATCCCGGTGCGATCATTGGAAAGCATTTCTTTATTGATCACGGAACAGGAATCGTGATCGGAGAAACGACAGAGATAGGCAATCATGTGAAAATATACCAGGGAGTGACGCTTGGAGCGCTCAATGTTTCAAAAGATAAAGCCAATAAGAAAAGACATCCCAATATTGAAGACTATGTTATCATCTATTCCGGTGCAACGATTTTAGGAGGCGAAACAACGATAGGCAGAGACAGTATCATTGGAGGAAATGTATGGATCACACAAAATGTCCCTTCCAATTCCCTGGTTTATAATAAAAGTGAAATAAAAATAAAAGATAACGGACCGCTTCCAGAATCTTTAACATTTGTGATTTAA
- a CDS encoding sulfate adenylyltransferase subunit 1, translating to MDILRFITAGSVDDGKSTLIGRLLYDSKSILQDQLEVLEKHSKNKNEDGVDLALLTDGLRAEREQGITIDVAYRYFSTSKRKFIIADAPGHVQYTRNMITGASNSDLMVILIDARKGVIEQTRRHSIIASLLKLKKVAVAINKMDMVDYSEDIFESIKADYAKIAEGLGLNDVTYFPISALKGDNIVSLSSSTDWYQGSSLLDYLEEVQLDQEQNSGSRFQVQYVIRPQIEELHDFRGYAGQIISGSFKKGDKIAILPAGIITEIAMIEVNGSEVQEAFAGQPALLQITEDIDISRGDLFASAEELPHVEKEVEVLLCWLDHKALQPGNKYLIQHHSRQLKAVVKQVDYKINVNTLEQEAAEGEIKLNEIAKVTIKTAQPLVFDDFISNKKTGSAILVDETSNATVAACIIQ from the coding sequence GTGGATATATTAAGATTTATAACAGCAGGAAGTGTAGATGACGGGAAAAGTACCCTCATCGGAAGACTGCTTTACGATAGCAAAAGTATCTTGCAGGATCAGCTGGAAGTACTGGAGAAACACTCCAAAAACAAAAATGAAGATGGTGTGGATCTGGCTTTGCTAACTGATGGTTTGCGGGCAGAAAGAGAGCAGGGAATCACCATAGATGTTGCTTACCGCTACTTTTCCACCTCAAAAAGGAAATTTATCATTGCAGATGCGCCCGGACATGTTCAATATACCAGAAACATGATCACCGGAGCATCCAATTCCGACCTGATGGTTATTCTGATCGATGCCCGGAAAGGAGTAATTGAACAAACCAGAAGACATTCCATTATTGCTTCTTTGCTTAAACTGAAAAAGGTAGCTGTTGCGATCAACAAAATGGATATGGTAGACTATTCAGAAGATATTTTTGAATCCATAAAAGCAGACTATGCAAAAATTGCAGAAGGTCTTGGCCTAAATGACGTTACCTACTTCCCTATCTCAGCTTTGAAAGGAGACAATATCGTTTCCCTGTCGTCCAGTACGGATTGGTACCAGGGCAGCTCGCTTCTCGATTATCTGGAAGAAGTACAGCTGGATCAGGAACAGAACAGCGGAAGCCGTTTTCAGGTACAATATGTCATTCGTCCGCAGATTGAGGAACTCCATGATTTCCGTGGCTATGCAGGACAGATTATTAGCGGAAGCTTTAAGAAAGGAGATAAAATAGCGATACTTCCGGCGGGTATTATTACTGAGATTGCAATGATAGAAGTCAATGGTAGTGAGGTTCAGGAAGCCTTTGCAGGGCAACCCGCATTATTACAGATCACGGAAGATATAGACATCAGCAGGGGAGACCTTTTTGCATCAGCAGAAGAACTTCCCCATGTTGAAAAAGAAGTGGAAGTATTACTGTGCTGGCTGGATCATAAAGCTCTGCAACCAGGCAATAAATATCTGATTCAGCATCACAGCAGACAGTTAAAAGCAGTGGTGAAGCAGGTGGATTATAAAATCAACGTTAATACACTGGAACAGGAAGCAGCAGAAGGAGAAATAAAGCTTAACGAAATTGCCAAAGTCACCATAAAAACAGCACAGCCTTTAGTATTTGATGATTTTATAAGCAATAAAAAAACAGGATCGGCCATTTTAGTGGATGAAACGTCTAATGCAACCGTTGCAGCCTGCATAATTCAATAA
- the pepT gene encoding peptidase T encodes MSTIEFNPLWKEKLMNRFLTYVKIYSTSDAESEATPSTPRQWDIANHIAEELRTIGLADVSIDEHGYIMGYVPSNLDNDDRPTIGFISHYDTSPDFSGENVKPQVWKNYDGSDLVLNQTTGFTLSPSKFESLKQYIGQTLITTDGNTLLGADDKAGCAEIVTAAEYLIAHPEIKHGRIAVGFTPDEEIGRGAHKFDVAKFGAEWAYTMDGSEVGELEYENFNAAGAVVKIHGLSVHPGYAYGKMINAALLAAEFIHLLPANETPATTKGFDGFYHLMDVTADISEAKLQYIIRDHDEEKFEARKKYLEEKVAEFNEKHGAGTAEVEIKEQYRNMKQQFEGKMHIIDLAAKAMKEAGIEPKIKAIRGGTDGAQLSYMGLPCPNIFAGGMNFHGPYEYVALESMEKATEVIINIVKA; translated from the coding sequence ATGAGTACAATAGAATTCAACCCATTGTGGAAAGAGAAACTAATGAACCGTTTTCTCACTTATGTAAAGATATATTCAACCAGCGATGCGGAAAGCGAAGCAACGCCTTCTACCCCAAGACAGTGGGACATTGCCAATCATATTGCAGAAGAACTTAGAACAATAGGTTTAGCAGATGTATCGATAGATGAACATGGTTATATTATGGGATATGTACCTTCCAACTTGGATAATGATGACAGACCAACCATTGGTTTTATTTCGCATTATGATACTTCACCGGATTTCAGCGGAGAGAATGTAAAACCTCAGGTTTGGAAAAATTATGATGGTAGTGATCTTGTTCTGAACCAGACGACAGGATTCACCCTGTCTCCTTCAAAATTTGAAAGTTTAAAACAATATATCGGACAAACGCTGATCACTACAGATGGGAACACGCTTCTTGGTGCAGATGACAAAGCAGGATGTGCAGAAATTGTAACGGCTGCGGAATATCTTATTGCCCACCCGGAAATTAAGCACGGAAGAATTGCCGTAGGGTTTACACCGGATGAAGAGATCGGAAGAGGAGCGCATAAATTTGATGTGGCTAAATTCGGTGCTGAATGGGCTTACACAATGGACGGAAGCGAAGTGGGAGAATTGGAGTATGAAAACTTCAATGCCGCAGGCGCTGTGGTGAAAATCCATGGACTGAGCGTTCATCCAGGCTATGCTTACGGAAAAATGATCAATGCAGCACTTCTGGCAGCTGAATTTATACACTTACTTCCTGCAAATGAAACTCCGGCTACGACTAAAGGCTTTGATGGGTTCTATCATTTAATGGATGTTACAGCTGATATTTCTGAGGCTAAACTTCAATATATCATTCGTGATCATGATGAAGAAAAATTTGAAGCCAGAAAGAAATACTTAGAAGAAAAAGTTGCTGAATTCAATGAAAAACATGGTGCAGGAACTGCAGAAGTGGAGATCAAGGAACAGTACAGAAATATGAAGCAGCAGTTTGAAGGTAAAATGCACATCATTGATCTTGCCGCAAAAGCAATGAAGGAAGCCGGTATTGAACCGAAAATAAAAGCAATCAGAGGCGGAACAGATGGCGCACAGCTGTCTTACATGGGACTTCCTTGCCCTAATATTTTTGCAGGAGGAATGAATTTCCACGGACCTTACGAATATGTTGCTTTAGAAAGCATGGAAAAAGCTACTGAAGTGATCATTAATATTGTAAAAGCCTAA
- the cobA gene encoding uroporphyrinogen-III C-methyltransferase: protein MKQNTHSPQVYLVGAGPGDPDLITVKAVKAIASADIILCDRLVSPEILSRYANKKSEIIYVGKECSKNASTPQSHINTLIIDFASQGKTVVRLKGGDISFFSNVLDELKVLKEHHIPFEIIPGITAASGAAAYAGMPLTARGYATSVRFLTYYKTEILSEEYWKELRTSEDTLVFYMSKGNLNGLVEKFLAVGNTDDKKIAIIEQATTPYQKVYTSSLEEFQEKLGNKTFVSPSLVIVGKVVNLHEEFSWLESDKQEGIYFKSVTNGSLVSNTQNLFEYAV, encoded by the coding sequence ATGAAACAAAATACCCATTCACCACAGGTCTACCTGGTAGGTGCAGGACCCGGCGATCCTGATCTCATCACTGTAAAAGCCGTAAAAGCTATTGCATCAGCCGATATCATCTTATGTGACCGCCTTGTAAGTCCGGAAATACTAAGCCGTTATGCCAATAAAAAAAGCGAGATTATTTATGTTGGCAAAGAATGCAGCAAAAATGCTTCTACACCCCAGTCCCACATCAATACACTCATCATAGACTTTGCCTCTCAGGGGAAAACGGTAGTACGACTTAAAGGAGGAGATATATCCTTCTTCTCCAATGTTCTGGACGAATTGAAAGTATTGAAAGAACATCATATTCCATTTGAAATTATACCCGGAATTACCGCTGCTTCAGGAGCCGCAGCGTACGCAGGAATGCCATTGACAGCCAGAGGATATGCCACATCTGTACGTTTTCTGACCTATTATAAAACAGAAATCCTCAGTGAAGAATACTGGAAAGAACTTAGAACCTCAGAGGATACCCTTGTTTTTTATATGTCAAAAGGAAACCTGAACGGTCTGGTTGAAAAATTTTTAGCAGTAGGAAATACTGATGATAAAAAGATTGCAATAATCGAACAGGCCACCACTCCTTATCAGAAAGTGTATACCTCATCACTGGAAGAATTTCAGGAAAAGCTTGGAAATAAAACATTTGTATCTCCTTCATTGGTTATTGTAGGAAAAGTGGTGAATCTTCACGAAGAATTTTCATGGCTGGAATCAGATAAACAGGAAGGGATTTATTTTAAATCTGTAACTAACGGAAGCTTAGTGTCAAATACCCAAAATCTATTCGAATATGCTGTCTGA
- a CDS encoding NADPH-dependent assimilatory sulfite reductase hemoprotein subunit yields MTDKNNLSPVEKIKTGSNGLRGTLKESLLDDFTGAIREDDQTLIKFHGMYQQDDRDRREERVAKKLEWLYSYMIRLRLPGGFLTSEQWVGLNNIAEDHSTGVIKITTRQTIQLHGILKSHVKPTIQSFNLQHLDSIAACGDVNRNVTCTSNPSESSLHQQAYELAGKISEMCLPKTKSYYDLWIDDEMVIDRKSEEDPLYQDRYLPRKLKIGIAVPPNNDVDVFINDIALIAIIEDHKIVGYNIAAGGGLGATHGNDATYARLASVLGFVATEEKVLQAVYEIITVQRDFGNRSDRKLSRLKYTIDKLGIEGYRNEVEKRCGFSFEPAREFKFEQRKDRYGWVQNHEGKWFYTLFVEHGRVLNTEDYPLKSGLLKIAETGKVNFRFTCNQNLILSDILEEDKAEIEDLLKESGIFGYTRDASALRKNSVACVALNTCSLALAEGQRYLPALVTKIEPVLEKYGLQNEDITIRMTGCPNGCGRSPNAEIGFVGTAYGKYNLHIGGDRLGMRLNTKFKENIGEEEILETLDELFGIYSENRQEEETFGDFSYRYLQTIK; encoded by the coding sequence ATGACAGATAAAAATAATCTTTCACCGGTAGAAAAAATAAAAACCGGCAGCAACGGCCTCAGGGGAACCTTAAAGGAAAGCCTTTTAGATGATTTTACCGGAGCCATCAGAGAAGATGACCAAACCCTCATCAAATTTCATGGGATGTACCAGCAGGATGACAGGGACAGACGCGAGGAAAGAGTCGCCAAGAAACTGGAATGGCTGTATTCCTACATGATCCGTCTCAGGCTTCCCGGAGGATTTTTAACATCGGAACAATGGGTTGGCCTCAATAATATTGCAGAAGATCATTCCACGGGCGTCATCAAAATTACCACACGTCAGACCATTCAGCTGCATGGGATTTTAAAATCTCATGTAAAACCTACCATCCAGAGCTTCAATCTGCAACATCTGGATTCCATAGCAGCATGTGGAGATGTCAACAGAAACGTAACCTGTACCTCAAATCCTTCAGAATCCTCCTTACACCAGCAGGCTTATGAACTGGCAGGAAAGATTAGTGAAATGTGTCTTCCGAAAACAAAGTCTTATTATGATCTCTGGATCGATGATGAAATGGTCATTGACAGAAAATCAGAGGAAGATCCTCTTTATCAGGACAGATATCTTCCTAGAAAACTGAAAATTGGAATTGCAGTTCCTCCCAATAATGACGTTGATGTTTTTATCAATGATATAGCGCTGATTGCGATTATTGAGGATCACAAAATTGTAGGCTACAATATTGCCGCAGGAGGAGGACTCGGTGCCACTCACGGGAATGATGCCACTTATGCACGTCTTGCCTCTGTTTTAGGGTTTGTAGCCACAGAAGAAAAAGTATTGCAGGCGGTTTATGAAATTATTACTGTACAGCGTGATTTCGGGAACAGAAGTGACCGGAAATTATCAAGGTTAAAATATACTATAGACAAGCTTGGAATTGAAGGCTACAGGAATGAAGTAGAAAAACGATGCGGTTTTAGTTTTGAACCTGCCAGAGAATTCAAGTTTGAACAGAGAAAAGACCGTTACGGATGGGTGCAGAATCATGAAGGGAAGTGGTTTTATACTTTATTTGTAGAACACGGAAGAGTTTTGAATACAGAAGATTATCCTCTAAAATCAGGGTTATTAAAAATTGCAGAAACAGGAAAAGTCAATTTTAGGTTTACCTGTAATCAAAACCTGATCCTTTCTGATATTCTGGAAGAAGATAAAGCTGAAATTGAAGACCTTCTGAAAGAATCCGGAATTTTCGGTTACACCAGAGATGCCAGTGCACTACGTAAAAATTCTGTGGCCTGTGTAGCGCTCAATACCTGCTCACTCGCTTTGGCTGAAGGTCAGCGTTACCTGCCTGCTTTAGTGACAAAAATAGAACCCGTTCTTGAAAAATACGGACTTCAGAATGAAGACATCACGATCAGAATGACCGGCTGTCCCAACGGATGCGGAAGATCGCCGAATGCAGAGATTGGCTTTGTGGGTACGGCCTATGGTAAATACAATCTTCATATCGGGGGCGACAGACTGGGAATGCGCCTCAATACAAAGTTTAAAGAAAACATCGGGGAAGAAGAGATCCTTGAAACCCTTGATGAACTTTTCGGAATTTACTCAGAAAACAGGCAGGAAGAAGAAACCTTTGGTGATTTCTCTTATCGCTATTTACAAACCATAAAATAA
- the cysD gene encoding sulfate adenylyltransferase subunit CysD, with protein sequence MSLYQLNYLDQLESESIYILREVAGQFERPALLFSGGKDSIVLAHLAAKAFPYGKIPFKFVHVDTGHNFQEVLSFRDQLAKELNVDLVVRKVEDTINKRKLTEPKGKFPSRNWLQTFTLLDTIEEFEFDACIGGARRDEEKARAKERIFSVRDEFGQWDPKLQRPELWNIFNGKIQKGENVRVFPISNWTELDIWNYIRRENISLPSIYFSHEREVVDLNGHWIANSEFAVLEDHDIVKTKRIRYRTVGDMTCTAAVESEASTVDRVIEEIVATRISERGETRIDDKVTEAAMEDRKKGGYF encoded by the coding sequence ATGTCATTATATCAGTTAAATTATTTAGATCAGCTAGAGTCAGAGTCCATTTATATCCTCAGAGAGGTTGCAGGACAGTTTGAGCGTCCGGCTTTGCTATTCAGTGGTGGAAAAGACAGTATTGTTCTTGCACATCTGGCAGCAAAAGCATTTCCCTACGGTAAAATTCCTTTCAAGTTTGTTCATGTAGATACAGGACACAATTTTCAGGAAGTTTTAAGCTTTAGAGATCAACTGGCAAAAGAACTGAATGTAGATCTGGTAGTCCGAAAAGTAGAAGATACCATCAATAAAAGAAAACTGACAGAGCCGAAAGGAAAGTTCCCAAGTAGAAACTGGCTGCAGACCTTCACATTACTGGATACTATTGAAGAATTTGAATTCGATGCATGCATTGGCGGAGCCAGAAGAGATGAAGAAAAAGCCCGCGCAAAAGAAAGAATTTTTTCTGTTCGTGATGAATTCGGACAGTGGGATCCAAAGCTTCAACGACCTGAATTGTGGAATATTTTCAACGGAAAAATTCAGAAAGGAGAAAATGTAAGAGTCTTCCCTATAAGCAACTGGACTGAGCTTGATATCTGGAATTATATCCGCAGGGAAAATATAAGCCTGCCATCTATTTATTTCTCGCACGAAAGGGAAGTGGTAGATCTTAACGGTCATTGGATCGCCAATTCAGAGTTCGCCGTTCTTGAAGATCATGATATTGTAAAAACAAAAAGGATCCGTTACCGCACCGTAGGAGATATGACGTGTACCGCGGCCGTAGAGTCCGAAGCTTCCACGGTAGACCGGGTTATTGAAGAAATTGTGGCCACCAGAATTTCAGAGAGAGGAGAAACCAGAATAGATGACAAAGTCACCGAAGCGGCAATGGAAGACCGTAAAAAAGGGGGCTATTTTTAA
- the cysK gene encoding cysteine synthase A → MKFQNTLETIGNTPVVKINKLFGPENEVWIKLEKANPGGSIKDRIALSMIEDAEAKGLLNKDSVIIEPTSGNTGIGLALVAAVKNYKLILVMPESMSLERRKIMESYGAEFVLTPREKGMKGAIEKAEELAKETPNSWIPRQFDNPANVKVHTETTAQEILKDFPEGLDYLITGVGTGGHITGIAQVLKQKFPNIKVIAVEPELSPVLSGGSPAPHPLQGLGAGFIPSILDTAILDEIVKIGKDEAFEFTKEAAKKEGLFVGISTGAALAAVAKKLSEIPAGSTILTINYDTGERYLSIEGLF, encoded by the coding sequence ATGAAGTTCCAAAACACATTAGAAACCATCGGAAATACCCCGGTTGTCAAAATTAACAAACTTTTCGGTCCTGAAAATGAAGTCTGGATCAAACTGGAAAAAGCCAATCCCGGCGGAAGCATTAAAGACAGAATTGCTTTATCAATGATTGAAGATGCTGAAGCAAAAGGACTTTTGAATAAAGACAGTGTTATCATAGAGCCTACCAGTGGAAATACAGGTATAGGTCTTGCTTTGGTAGCAGCCGTGAAAAACTATAAACTTATTCTTGTGATGCCGGAAAGCATGAGTTTGGAACGCCGCAAAATTATGGAATCCTATGGAGCAGAATTCGTACTCACTCCAAGAGAAAAAGGAATGAAAGGAGCCATTGAAAAGGCTGAAGAACTGGCCAAAGAAACCCCGAATTCGTGGATCCCGAGACAGTTTGACAATCCTGCCAATGTAAAAGTACACACTGAAACGACCGCCCAGGAAATACTGAAAGACTTTCCCGAAGGTCTTGATTACCTCATTACCGGAGTAGGAACAGGAGGTCACATCACAGGAATTGCCCAGGTTCTGAAACAGAAATTTCCCAATATCAAAGTGATTGCTGTAGAACCGGAATTATCTCCCGTTCTTAGCGGAGGTTCGCCCGCACCACATCCTTTGCAGGGTCTGGGGGCTGGATTTATTCCTTCCATTCTGGATACTGCAATTCTGGATGAAATTGTAAAGATCGGGAAAGATGAAGCCTTTGAATTCACTAAAGAAGCTGCCAAAAAAGAAGGCCTTTTCGTAGGAATTTCTACCGGAGCAGCTTTAGCGGCAGTCGCAAAAAAACTTTCTGAAATTCCCGCCGGATCTACTATACTGACTATCAATTATGACACAGGCGAAAGATATCTGTCCATAGAAGGACTGTTCTAG
- a CDS encoding Rrf2 family transcriptional regulator, with protein MMSKRCKYALKAMVRLARNYNQGFLSTTIIAQDENIPKKFLEQILLELKRAKLVNSKQGTAGGYYLLKSPDDVSLADIYRIFEGPIALTPCISINFYEPCDDCVDEATCYLRNELIIVREKTRKSMMEATLTSFIKNG; from the coding sequence ATGATGTCCAAACGTTGCAAATATGCTTTGAAAGCAATGGTTAGATTGGCAAGAAACTACAATCAGGGATTTTTGTCAACCACTATTATTGCACAGGATGAGAACATCCCCAAAAAATTTCTGGAGCAGATTCTTCTTGAGCTTAAAAGAGCCAAACTGGTCAACAGTAAACAGGGTACAGCAGGCGGTTATTACCTGCTCAAATCTCCCGATGATGTATCGCTGGCCGATATCTATCGCATTTTTGAAGGCCCAATTGCTCTAACGCCTTGCATATCAATTAATTTTTACGAACCTTGTGACGACTGTGTTGATGAAGCAACCTGCTATCTCAGAAATGAGCTCATCATTGTAAGAGAGAAAACCCGCAAAAGTATGATGGAAGCTACACTGACTTCCTTTATAAAAAACGGATAA
- a CDS encoding phosphoadenylyl-sulfate reductase, translating to MENNLKTDFDKLLNEASAGTFDAEFLRVLADRFSGEVIFSTSFSYEDQVVTHLIKNLNIDVFTLDTGRLFEQTYETWTSSRAFFKKNIKAYYPDPEVLQQFVSENGPDSFYQSVEKRKACCNIRKVIPLKKALLGYKVWITGLRSEHSAGRGQMPQLEWDPDHQIIKFHPILHWTTQQVTDYVQKYHLPYNHLHKKGFVSIGCEPCTRAIKEGEDFRAGRWWWEDADKKECGLHVHQ from the coding sequence ATGGAAAATAATCTGAAAACAGACTTCGATAAACTTCTGAATGAGGCTTCTGCAGGCACATTCGATGCAGAATTTTTACGGGTTCTGGCAGACCGGTTTTCTGGAGAAGTGATCTTTTCTACCAGCTTCAGTTATGAAGATCAGGTAGTTACTCACCTCATCAAAAACCTGAATATTGATGTTTTTACTTTAGATACTGGACGACTTTTTGAACAGACGTATGAAACCTGGACCTCATCCCGGGCTTTCTTCAAAAAAAATATAAAAGCCTATTACCCGGATCCGGAAGTCCTGCAGCAATTTGTTTCAGAAAATGGGCCGGATTCTTTTTATCAGTCTGTAGAAAAAAGAAAGGCCTGCTGTAATATCAGGAAGGTGATTCCTCTGAAAAAAGCCCTTCTGGGATATAAAGTTTGGATCACCGGTTTGCGGTCTGAACATTCTGCAGGCAGAGGGCAAATGCCACAACTGGAATGGGATCCGGATCATCAGATCATCAAATTCCATCCTATCCTTCACTGGACCACACAACAAGTGACAGATTATGTACAGAAATATCATTTGCCTTATAATCACCTCCACAAAAAAGGATTTGTAAGCATCGGATGTGAACCTTGCACCAGAGCCATCAAAGAAGGTGAAGATTTCAGGGCCGGCCGGTGGTGGTGGGAAGATGCCGATAAGAAAGAATGCGGCTTACATGTTCATCAATAA
- a CDS encoding sulfite reductase flavoprotein subunit alpha: protein MLSETKLNALKEISGDFSRDEAVWASGFLAGLAGFSNAVQPTFSEENQAEIISPKKITLAYGTETGNSKKLAVELAGTIKKKGVQVKLADLSQYKPKDLAKEDLFFVIISTQGEGEPPLLAKKFYDHLHENDLNLNHLKFGILALGDSSYPLFCKTGEDVDFRFEILGAQRIIPLKKCDIDYEQEAHNWAEHILDVVGKKAESSQKSTSVPKISTGRKHYRGKVSTIINLNDIDSEKQTFHIEIETEEPLIYNPGDALGVIAFNSKSEVDEIISLTGIDPQKQIKTAKITASAEELLYKHLNISYLLKTTVAQYAQITGHSIPDVRLSLLDLLRIYPVNNAGEFVEVIAALTGQSPRLYSISSSLQAHGDTEIHITVAKSEFFINDKKQNGLCSGFLAEFKEEQELEFYIQEAKHFRLPKPEKDIIMIGPGTGIAPFRSFLYERDALGAEGRNWLFFGDRTFVSDFLYQAELQDFLKTGALTHLDLAFSRDTTEKIYVQHRLEQKAQEVYHWLEGGASLYVCGAREPMSKDVEKTILNIIQEKGKRSPEDAQIYLEELELSGRYVKDVY from the coding sequence ATGCTGTCTGAAACTAAATTAAATGCCCTAAAAGAAATATCCGGTGATTTTTCGAGGGACGAAGCAGTCTGGGCAAGCGGTTTTCTCGCTGGCCTTGCAGGATTTTCCAATGCCGTGCAGCCAACTTTTTCTGAAGAGAATCAGGCAGAGATCATTTCTCCAAAGAAAATCACCCTTGCTTACGGTACGGAAACCGGTAACAGTAAAAAACTGGCCGTAGAACTTGCAGGAACAATAAAGAAAAAAGGAGTGCAGGTAAAGCTGGCGGATCTTTCCCAATATAAACCTAAAGATCTTGCCAAAGAAGACCTTTTCTTCGTTATCATCAGCACACAAGGTGAAGGCGAACCGCCACTTCTGGCTAAGAAATTTTATGATCACCTTCATGAAAATGATCTTAATCTCAATCACCTGAAATTTGGAATCCTTGCGCTTGGAGACAGCAGCTATCCACTGTTTTGCAAAACCGGGGAAGATGTTGACTTCCGTTTCGAAATATTGGGCGCACAGCGAATCATTCCTTTGAAAAAATGCGATATTGATTATGAGCAGGAGGCCCATAACTGGGCAGAACATATCCTGGATGTTGTCGGTAAAAAGGCAGAAAGCAGCCAGAAAAGTACATCTGTTCCAAAAATTTCAACAGGAAGAAAACATTACCGGGGAAAAGTTTCAACTATTATCAATCTGAATGATATAGACTCCGAAAAGCAAACCTTTCATATAGAAATTGAAACAGAAGAACCTTTGATTTATAACCCCGGCGATGCATTGGGAGTAATTGCTTTCAATTCTAAATCTGAAGTAGATGAGATCATCAGCCTCACCGGAATTGATCCTCAGAAGCAAATTAAAACAGCAAAAATTACAGCCAGTGCAGAAGAGTTGTTGTACAAACACCTTAATATCAGTTATCTGCTCAAAACTACAGTAGCCCAATATGCACAGATTACAGGACACTCTATTCCCGATGTAAGGTTAAGCCTTCTTGACCTGCTGCGGATCTATCCGGTAAACAATGCCGGTGAATTTGTGGAAGTCATTGCTGCTCTCACGGGTCAGTCACCACGTTTGTATTCAATTTCTTCCTCGCTGCAGGCACATGGTGATACCGAAATTCATATTACAGTAGCGAAATCTGAATTTTTCATCAATGATAAAAAGCAAAACGGTTTGTGTAGTGGTTTTCTGGCTGAATTTAAAGAAGAACAGGAGTTGGAGTTTTATATTCAGGAAGCCAAACATTTCAGACTTCCCAAGCCTGAAAAAGATATTATTATGATCGGTCCGGGAACGGGTATTGCTCCTTTCAGGTCCTTTCTCTACGAACGGGATGCGTTGGGGGCAGAAGGCCGAAACTGGCTCTTTTTCGGTGACCGGACTTTTGTTTCAGACTTTCTCTATCAGGCAGAGCTGCAGGATTTCCTCAAAACAGGAGCATTAACCCATCTTGATCTTGCCTTTTCCAGAGACACTACAGAAAAAATATATGTGCAGCACAGGCTGGAGCAAAAAGCACAGGAAGTATATCACTGGCTGGAAGGCGGAGCATCACTTTACGTTTGTGGTGCCAGAGAACCCATGAGTAAAGATGTTGAAAAAACCATTCTGAACATTATTCAGGAGAAAGGAAAGCGTAGTCCTGAAGACGCTCAGATCTATCTTGAAGAACTGGAGCTCAGCGGAAGATATGTTAAAGATGTGTATTAA